A genomic window from Motacilla alba alba isolate MOTALB_02 chromosome 2, Motacilla_alba_V1.0_pri, whole genome shotgun sequence includes:
- the PDIA4 gene encoding protein disulfide-isomerase A4 yields the protein MRMRGLWVLVLLLGLAQIALLARGAEAQEEDGDGEFVIKEVDDEGDDDDDDEEDDEDDDDSVVKEENGVLVLNDANFDSFTADKDTVLLEFYAPWCGHCKQFAPEYEKIAKTLKENDPPIPVAKIDATAATSLSSRFDVSGYPTIKILKKGQAVDYDGSRTEDAIVAKVKEVSDPNWTPPPEATLVLTQDNFDEVVNDADIILVEFYAPWCGHCKRLAPEYEKAAQELSKRTPPIPLAKVDATAETELAKKFDVTGYPTLKIFRKGKPYDYSGPREKYGIVDYMIEQAGPPSKQIQATKQVQEFLKDGDDVIIIGVFSGENDKTYQLYQEAANGLREDYKFHHTFSNEIAKLLKVSPGKLVVMQPEKFQSKHEPKMHVLNLKDSTDGSEIKEHVLKHALPLVGHRKPSNDAKRYSKRPLVVVYYSVDFSFDYRVATQYWRSKVLEVAKDFPEYVFAVSDEEDYSSEIKDLGLLESGEDVNAAILDEGGKKYAMEPEEFDSDVLRQFVVAFKKGKLKPIVKSQPVPKNNKGPVKVVVGKTFDTIVMDPKNDVLIEFYAPWCGHCKKLEPVYNELGKKYKNEKNLIIAKMDATANDVTNDRYKVEGFPTIYFAPKDKKNNPIKFEGGDRDLEHLSKFIEEHATKLSRTKEEL from the exons ATGAGGATGCGCGGGCTGTGGGTGCTGgttctgctgctggggctggctcagaTCGCCCTGCTGGCGCGGGGCGCCGAGGCACAGGAGGAGGATGGCGACGGAG AATTTGTTATAAAAGAAGTTGACGATGAAGGTGATGACGATGATGACGATGAAGAAGATGACGAAGATGACGATGATTCTGtagttaaagaagaaaatggtgTATTAGTCTTGAATGATGCAAACTTTGACAGCTTCACTGCAGACAAGGATACCGTGCTGCTGGAATTCTACGCACCATG GTGTGGGCACTGCAAGCAGTTTGCTCCTGAGTATGAGAAGATAGCCAAAACTCTGAAGGAAAATGACCCTCCTATTCCTGTAGCCAAAATAGATGCTACTGCAGCCACTTCACTGTCGAGTCGTTTTGATGTCAGTGGCTACCCAACCatcaaaatcctgaaaaaagGCCAGGCTGTTGACTATGATGGGTCTCGGACAGAAGACG CTATTGTGGCCAAAGTCAAGGAGGTTTCTGACCCCAACTGGACCCCTCCACCCGAAGCTACTCTGGTATTGACCCAGGATAATTTTGACGAAGTTGTGAATGATGCTGACATAATTCTGGTGGAATTTTATGCTCCATG GTGTGGACACTGCAAGAGGCTTGCTCCAGAGTACGAGAAGGCTGCCCAGGAGCTCAGCAAGCGCACGCCTCCCATCCCCCTGGCTAAAGTTGATGCCACGGCTGAAACGGAGCTTGCAAAGAAGTTTGATGTCACTGGCTACCCAACTCTCAAAATCTTCCGCAAGGGCAAACCTTATGACTACAGTGGTCCCCGGGAAAAATACG GTATTGTCGACTACATGATTGAACAGGCTGGTCCTCCATCCAAACAGATTCAGGCTACCAAGCAGGTACAAGAATTTCTGAAGGATGGGGATGATGTCATCATCATTGGTGTCTTTAGTGGAGAGAATGACAAAACCTATCAGCTCTATCAGGAAGCAG CTAATGGTTTGAGAGAAGATTATAAGTTCCATCACACCTTCAGCAACGAGATTGCAAAACTATTGAAAGTTTCTCCAGGAAAACTGGTTGTCATGCAGCCAGAAAAATTTCAGTCAAAGCATGAGCCCAAGATGCACGTTCTGAATCTTAAA GACTCTACAGATGGATCTGAGATTAAAGAGCACGTGCTAAAACATGCTTTGCCTCTAGTTGGTCATCGCAAGCCTTCCAACGATGCCAAGAGATACTCCAAGCGTCCTCTGGTGGTTGTCTACTACTCTGTGGACTTCAGCTTCGACTACCGTGTTG CTACTCAGTACTGGAGAAGCAAAGTCCTGGAAGTGGCTAAAGACTTCCCTGAATACGTGTTTGCTGTTTCTGATGAGGAAGAttattcttctgaaataaaagatttgGGCCTGCTTGAGAGTGGAGAGGATGTCAACGCTGCCATTCTGGATGAAGGTGGCAAGAAGTACGCCATGGAGCCAGAAGAGTTTGACTCTGATGTACTCAGGCAGTTCGTGGTGGCATTCAAGAAAG GAAAACTGAAGCCAATTGTGAAGTCCCAGCCAGTgccaaaaaataacaaagggcCTGTGAAAGTGGTAGTGGGTAAAACTTTTGATACCATAGTGATGGATCCAAAGAATGATGTTCTCATAGAGTTCTATGCCCCATGGTGTGGACACTGCAAGAAACTAGAACCAGTGTATAATGAGCTAGGCAAAAAATAcaagaatgagaaaaatctgATCATAGCCAAGATGGATGCTACCGCCAACGACGTGACGAATGACCGCTACAAAGTGGAGGGATTCCCCACCATCTACTTTGCTCCAAAGGACAAGAAGAATAACCCGATTAAATTTGAAGGCGGGGACAGAGATTTAGAGCATTTGAGCAAATTTATAGAGGAGCATGCAACAAAACTCTCCAGAACAAAAGAAGAGCTTTAG